A window of the Microbacterium sp. AZCO genome harbors these coding sequences:
- the prmC gene encoding peptide chain release factor N(5)-glutamine methyltransferase produces the protein MSPVSIPPIPLSAFLRAAAERLARAGVPDPVVDAELLAAHVLGEGRGELQARALRGDTISEADAARMDALVTRRATREPLQHLTGRAPFRHLDLRVGPGVFVPRPETEIVAQLAIDALRAAASPSPVAVDLGTGSGAIALALATEVPHAQVHAAENSVDAFLWTEENFREVGAPNARLAFVDLEHAFPELDGTVSVLVSNPPYVPDAAIPRDPEVRFFDPPAALYGGEDGLDVVRTLSRVGLRLLHPGGMLVIEHGEWQGEPIRGLLAADGWRSAATHPDLTLRDRATTAVRP, from the coding sequence ATGTCGCCCGTCAGCATCCCCCCGATCCCGCTGTCCGCCTTCCTCCGAGCCGCTGCCGAACGGCTGGCTCGCGCCGGCGTGCCCGACCCCGTCGTCGACGCGGAGCTCCTCGCCGCCCACGTGCTCGGCGAAGGCCGCGGTGAGCTGCAGGCCCGCGCGCTGCGCGGCGACACGATCAGCGAGGCGGATGCCGCGCGAATGGATGCCCTCGTCACGCGCCGTGCGACCCGCGAGCCGCTGCAGCACCTCACCGGCCGGGCCCCCTTCCGGCATCTCGACCTGCGGGTCGGCCCCGGCGTCTTCGTGCCGCGCCCCGAGACCGAGATCGTCGCGCAGCTGGCGATCGACGCGCTCCGGGCCGCGGCATCCCCTTCTCCCGTCGCGGTGGACCTCGGAACCGGCAGCGGCGCGATCGCCCTCGCCCTTGCGACCGAGGTGCCGCACGCGCAGGTGCACGCGGCCGAGAACTCCGTCGACGCCTTCCTGTGGACCGAGGAGAACTTCCGGGAGGTCGGCGCTCCGAACGCCCGGCTCGCCTTCGTCGACCTCGAGCATGCCTTCCCCGAGCTCGACGGCACCGTGTCGGTGCTCGTGTCGAACCCGCCGTATGTTCCGGATGCCGCGATCCCGCGCGATCCCGAGGTGCGCTTCTTCGACCCGCCCGCCGCGCTGTACGGCGGCGAGGACGGCCTCGACGTCGTGCGCACCCTGAGCCGTGTGGGTCTGCGCCTGCTGCACCCCGGCGGCATGCTCGTCATCGAGCACGGCGAATGGCAGGGAGAGCCCATCCGCGGCCTCCTCGCGGCGGACGGCTGGCGGAGCGCCGCGACGCACCCCGACCTGACGCTCCGCGACCGCGCCACGACGGCGGTGCGCCCGTAA
- a CDS encoding L-threonylcarbamoyladenylate synthase encodes MSSVFDCRDEAQLLPGMRQARQAIGRGELVVLPTDTVYGVAADAFSARAVQRLLDAKGRGRQSPPPVLVAGATTLRALVAEVPEAVERLVEAFWPGGLTIVLPSQPSLSWDLGDTHGTVAVRMPAHRIALELLEETGPLAVSSANLTGKPAAVRVEDARDMLGDSIEVYLDDGSSDTGIASTIVDATTLVGGAEPRVRILREGAISRERLREVLGDLLEDEIPDAAAAPAEASAEGGGGTE; translated from the coding sequence ATGTCCTCCGTCTTCGACTGCCGCGACGAGGCGCAGCTCCTCCCCGGCATGCGCCAGGCCCGCCAGGCGATCGGCCGCGGCGAGCTCGTCGTCCTCCCCACCGACACCGTCTACGGCGTCGCCGCCGACGCGTTCAGCGCACGCGCCGTGCAGCGCCTGCTCGATGCCAAGGGGCGCGGCCGCCAATCGCCGCCGCCCGTGCTGGTCGCGGGTGCCACGACTCTCCGCGCGCTCGTCGCCGAGGTGCCCGAGGCCGTGGAGCGTCTCGTCGAGGCCTTCTGGCCCGGTGGACTGACGATCGTGCTGCCGTCTCAGCCCTCGCTCTCGTGGGACCTCGGCGACACGCACGGCACGGTCGCGGTGCGCATGCCCGCTCACCGCATCGCGCTCGAGCTGCTCGAAGAGACCGGCCCCCTCGCCGTGTCCAGCGCCAACCTCACCGGCAAGCCGGCCGCGGTCCGCGTCGAGGACGCCCGCGACATGCTTGGCGACAGCATCGAGGTGTATCTCGACGACGGGTCGTCCGACACGGGCATCGCCTCGACGATCGTCGACGCGACGACGCTCGTGGGCGGCGCCGAGCCGCGCGTGCGCATCCTGCGCGAGGGCGCGATCAGCCGTGAACGGCTCCGCGAGGTGCTGGGCGACCTCCTGGAGGACGAGATCCCGGATGCCGCGGCAGCGCCCGCCGAGGCGTCGGCCGAGGGCGGCGGCGGCACCGAGTGA
- a CDS encoding MraY family glycosyltransferase: MKQYLFTILFTAIVTFALSWAVWRLSMKYKLYPGIRERDVHKTPTPRLGGIAMFFGVVAAIGVSAANEFFAIFWTSPQQVYAILAATVIIVLVGIADDLWDLDWFIKLGAQFLAAGIIAWFGELQIYSLPIGGLTVGSGWVSFTLTVFAIVVVMNAVNFIDGLDGLVAGVCLITNGIFFAYSYLLLRDNTASNFSFATFLAAVLIGACLGFLPINWSPAKLFMGDAGALMLGLLMACSAIAITGQLDPTMLDPEDFGRSQLLGAFIPILIPVVVVLLPLLDFAMAVIRRMGAGKSPFSPDRKHLHHRMLDMGHSDRDAVLIFYAWTAIIGLSVLLMYIGTTAGWPGDYLIGLCYGLLGAAACLVVTLLPSRRVAPRPVLEPVA; the protein is encoded by the coding sequence GTGAAGCAGTACCTCTTCACGATCCTCTTCACGGCCATCGTGACGTTCGCGCTGTCGTGGGCCGTGTGGCGCCTCAGCATGAAGTACAAGCTGTACCCGGGCATCCGCGAGCGCGACGTGCACAAGACGCCGACGCCGCGTCTCGGCGGCATCGCGATGTTCTTCGGCGTCGTCGCCGCGATCGGGGTCTCGGCCGCGAACGAGTTCTTCGCCATCTTCTGGACCTCGCCCCAGCAGGTCTACGCGATCCTCGCCGCGACGGTCATCATCGTCCTCGTCGGCATCGCCGACGACCTGTGGGACCTCGACTGGTTCATCAAGCTCGGCGCGCAGTTCCTCGCCGCGGGCATCATCGCGTGGTTCGGCGAGCTCCAGATCTACTCCCTGCCGATCGGCGGCCTCACGGTGGGCTCGGGCTGGGTGAGCTTCACGCTGACGGTCTTCGCGATCGTCGTCGTGATGAACGCCGTGAACTTCATCGACGGTCTCGACGGCCTCGTGGCAGGCGTCTGCCTCATCACGAACGGCATCTTCTTCGCCTACTCGTACCTGCTCCTGCGCGACAACACGGCCAGCAACTTCTCCTTCGCGACGTTCCTCGCCGCGGTCCTGATCGGCGCGTGCCTCGGGTTCCTGCCGATCAACTGGAGCCCCGCGAAGCTGTTCATGGGCGACGCGGGCGCGCTCATGCTGGGCCTCCTCATGGCCTGCTCGGCCATCGCCATCACGGGCCAGCTCGACCCCACGATGCTCGACCCCGAGGACTTCGGGCGCTCGCAGCTGCTCGGAGCCTTCATCCCGATCCTGATCCCCGTCGTCGTGGTGCTGCTGCCGCTCCTCGACTTCGCGATGGCCGTCATCCGGCGCATGGGGGCGGGCAAGTCGCCCTTCTCGCCCGACCGCAAGCATCTGCACCACCGCATGCTCGACATGGGCCACAGTGATCGCGATGCCGTGCTCATCTTCTACGCGTGGACGGCGATCATCGGACTCAGCGTCCTCCTCATGTACATCGGCACGACGGCCGGCTGGCCGGGGGACTACCTCATCGGCCTCTGCTACGGCCTCCTCGGCGCGGCCGCGTGCCTCGTCGTCACTCTGCTTCCCTCGCGCCGTGTGGCGCCCAGACCCGTCTTGGAGCCCGTCGCATGA
- the atpB gene encoding F0F1 ATP synthase subunit A, with amino-acid sequence MIAKTAEDGGEFHAPSINEFFPDVVTTVFGVPITRIHIIQILATIAVVLVFWLGTRKMRVVPGRFQSLVEMGLGFVRTNIAYDLLGKKDGERFLPILTTMFFMILFMNITGVIPFLNIAGTAIIAVPLTLAVVSYVTFIYAGIKKSPGNFFKNSLFPAGVPWPIYFIVTPIEFISTFIIRPITLTLRLLMNMMVGHLLLVLFFSATSFFLLTMGGWWSILAAGSLAFGFAFTLFEILVAVLQAYVFALLTAVYIQLAVAEEH; translated from the coding sequence CTGATCGCCAAGACCGCTGAAGACGGCGGCGAATTCCACGCCCCGTCGATCAATGAGTTCTTCCCGGACGTCGTCACGACCGTCTTCGGGGTTCCGATCACGCGAATCCACATCATCCAGATCCTCGCGACGATCGCCGTCGTGCTCGTCTTCTGGCTCGGCACGCGCAAGATGCGCGTCGTCCCGGGGCGCTTCCAGAGCCTCGTCGAGATGGGCCTCGGGTTCGTCCGCACCAACATCGCGTACGACCTGCTCGGCAAGAAGGACGGCGAGCGGTTCCTGCCGATCCTCACGACGATGTTCTTCATGATCCTGTTCATGAACATCACGGGCGTCATCCCGTTCCTGAACATCGCCGGAACCGCGATCATCGCCGTGCCGCTGACGCTCGCCGTCGTGAGCTACGTGACGTTCATCTACGCCGGCATCAAGAAGAGCCCGGGCAACTTCTTCAAGAACTCGCTCTTCCCCGCGGGCGTGCCGTGGCCGATCTACTTCATCGTGACGCCGATCGAGTTCATCTCGACCTTCATCATCCGGCCCATCACGCTGACGCTCCGACTCCTCATGAACATGATGGTCGGCCACCTGCTGCTGGTCCTGTTCTTCTCGGCGACGTCGTTCTTCCTCCTGACGATGGGCGGATGGTGGTCGATCCTCGCGGCCGGCTCCCTCGCGTTCGGCTTCGCCTTCACCCTCTTCGAGATCCTGGTGGCCGTCCTCCAGGCCTACGTCTTCGCCCTCCTCACCGCGGTCTACATCCAGCTCGCGGTCGCGGAAGAGCACTGA
- the atpE gene encoding ATP synthase F0 subunit C — MDATTVLADVSGSIATVGYGLAAIGPAIGVGIVVGKTIEGVARQPELAGRLQVLMWIGIAFTEALAFIGIATAFIFGY; from the coding sequence GTGGACGCAACTACGGTTCTCGCCGATGTCTCCGGCTCCATCGCCACCGTCGGCTACGGCCTCGCGGCCATCGGCCCCGCCATCGGCGTGGGCATCGTCGTGGGCAAGACCATCGAGGGCGTGGCTCGTCAGCCCGAGCTCGCCGGTCGCCTCCAGGTCCTGATGTGGATCGGTATCGCCTTCACCGAGGCGCTGGCGTTCATCGGCATCGCGACCGCCTTCATCTTCGGCTACTGA
- a CDS encoding F0F1 ATP synthase subunit B — MLSALVTLAAEEGETPNPLLPAWYDIIWSSVCFIVILFIFWKVALPRLKKLLDERATAIEGNIAKADDAQRRAEAALEEYTAQLAGARKEAGEIRDAAREDGKKIIAEAKDTASAEAARITASAHSQIEAERQSALVSLRSEVGSLAIDLAGGVIGESLTDDKKAQGVVDRFLAELEASETAAAGSADGQRA, encoded by the coding sequence ATGCTCAGCGCTCTTGTCACACTCGCCGCTGAAGAGGGTGAGACCCCGAATCCGCTCCTCCCGGCGTGGTACGACATCATCTGGTCGTCGGTGTGCTTCATCGTCATCCTCTTCATCTTCTGGAAGGTCGCGCTGCCGCGCCTGAAGAAGCTGCTGGACGAGCGAGCCACCGCCATCGAGGGCAACATCGCCAAGGCGGACGACGCCCAGCGTCGCGCCGAGGCCGCCCTCGAGGAGTACACGGCCCAGCTCGCCGGTGCCCGCAAGGAGGCCGGTGAGATCCGCGATGCCGCCCGTGAGGACGGCAAGAAGATCATCGCCGAGGCGAAGGACACCGCATCCGCCGAAGCCGCGCGCATCACGGCGTCCGCCCACTCGCAGATCGAGGCGGAGCGCCAGTCGGCGCTCGTGTCGCTCCGCAGCGAGGTCGGCTCGCTCGCGATCGACCTGGCCGGCGGCGTCATCGGCGAGTCGCTCACCGACGACAAGAAGGCCCAGGGCGTCGTCGACCGCTTCCTCGCGGAGCTCGAGGCGTCCGAGACGGCTGCGGCCGGCTCGGCTGACGGACAGAGGGCGTAA
- a CDS encoding F0F1 ATP synthase subunit delta yields MGSATTQALATTTAALDGAAGVDLAVAGELFAVARALGGSSQLAGALADSAASTAARAKVVADVFGRALQPATVALVTTAVEQRWSSSDDLIEAIEELAVRAAARSAAGADVEGELFRFSRTVAANSELELALGSRLGDDSAKGELVRTLLQGRASDATTLIVSSLVQQPRERRVRQLLNRAMDLVADQRGRTVATVVSAVPLSPAQTDRLSAALSKRYGGTVSLNAVVDPTVVGGVRVQIADDVIDASVSSRLAELRQRIAG; encoded by the coding sequence ATGGGAAGCGCGACCACTCAGGCGCTCGCCACGACGACGGCGGCGCTCGACGGCGCCGCCGGCGTCGACCTGGCGGTCGCCGGCGAGCTCTTCGCCGTGGCACGGGCTCTCGGCGGATCGTCGCAGCTCGCCGGCGCACTCGCCGATTCGGCGGCCTCGACCGCGGCCCGCGCCAAGGTGGTCGCCGACGTCTTCGGTCGCGCCCTCCAGCCGGCGACGGTCGCGCTCGTCACGACCGCCGTCGAGCAGCGCTGGTCGTCGTCCGATGATCTCATCGAGGCCATCGAGGAGCTCGCCGTCCGCGCCGCTGCGCGCAGCGCGGCGGGCGCCGACGTCGAAGGGGAGCTCTTCCGCTTCTCGCGCACCGTCGCGGCGAACTCCGAGCTCGAGCTCGCGCTCGGCAGCCGCCTCGGCGACGACTCCGCGAAGGGCGAGCTCGTCCGCACTCTCCTGCAGGGCCGCGCCAGCGACGCCACGACGCTCATCGTGTCGTCGCTCGTGCAGCAGCCCCGGGAGCGTCGCGTGCGCCAGCTGCTCAACCGCGCGATGGACCTCGTCGCCGATCAGCGCGGCCGCACGGTCGCGACGGTCGTCTCGGCCGTCCCGCTGAGCCCGGCTCAGACCGACCGCCTCTCAGCGGCTCTGTCGAAGCGCTACGGCGGAACCGTCTCCCTCAACGCCGTCGTCGACCCGACGGTCGTCGGGGGCGTGCGCGTGCAGATCGCGGACGACGTCATCGACGCGAGCGTCTCGTCACGCCTCGCCGAACTCCGGCAGCGGATCGCCGGATAA
- the atpA gene encoding F0F1 ATP synthase subunit alpha has product MAELSISPDVIRDALKDFVAAYEPTGAAATEVGTVVDAADGIAHVEGLPGVMANELVVFADGTQGLALNLDEHEIGVVVLGDFSGIEAGQQVTRTGEVLSVPVGDGYLGRVVDPLGNPIDGLGQITPLQGRRALELQAPGVMQRKSVHEPMQTGIKAIDAMIPVGRGQRQLIIGDRQTGKTAIAIDTIINQRANWESGDPNKQVRCIYVAIGQKGSTIASVKGALEDAGALEYTTIVAAPASDPAGFKYLAPYTGSAIGQHWMYDGKHVLIIFDDLSKQAEAYRAVSLLLRRPPGREAYPGDVFYLHSRLLERCAKLSDELGAGSMTGLPIIETKANDVSAYIPTNVISITDGQIFLQSDLFNANQRPAVDVGISVSRVGGDAQVKSIKKVSGTLKLELAQYRSLEAFAMFASDLDAASRRQLARGARLTELLKQPQYSPYPVEEQVVSIWAGTNGKLDSIEVEDVLRFERELLDYLRRNTTILDTLRDTNVLDDGTAAELAKVTDTFILEFQSGKGGQPIAKPGHEEIAAAAADDVNQEQIVKGRR; this is encoded by the coding sequence ATGGCAGAACTCTCTATCAGCCCCGACGTCATCCGTGACGCGCTGAAGGACTTCGTCGCCGCGTACGAGCCCACGGGGGCGGCGGCCACCGAGGTCGGCACCGTCGTGGACGCCGCCGACGGCATCGCACACGTCGAGGGCCTGCCCGGCGTCATGGCGAACGAGCTCGTCGTGTTCGCAGACGGCACGCAGGGCCTCGCCCTCAACCTGGACGAGCACGAGATCGGCGTCGTCGTCCTCGGCGACTTCTCCGGCATCGAGGCCGGCCAGCAGGTCACCCGCACCGGCGAGGTCCTCTCGGTCCCCGTCGGCGACGGCTACCTCGGCCGCGTCGTCGACCCGCTCGGCAACCCGATCGACGGCCTCGGCCAGATCACGCCCCTGCAGGGCCGCCGCGCCCTCGAGCTGCAGGCGCCCGGCGTCATGCAGCGCAAGAGCGTCCACGAGCCGATGCAGACCGGCATCAAGGCGATCGACGCGATGATCCCGGTGGGCCGCGGCCAGCGCCAGCTCATCATCGGCGACCGCCAGACCGGCAAGACCGCGATCGCGATCGACACGATCATCAACCAGCGCGCCAACTGGGAGTCGGGCGACCCGAACAAGCAGGTCCGCTGCATCTATGTCGCCATCGGCCAGAAGGGCTCGACGATCGCGTCCGTCAAGGGCGCCCTCGAAGACGCCGGCGCGCTCGAGTACACGACGATCGTCGCGGCTCCCGCGTCCGACCCCGCGGGCTTCAAGTACCTCGCCCCGTACACCGGCTCGGCCATCGGCCAGCACTGGATGTACGACGGCAAGCACGTCCTGATCATCTTCGACGACCTGTCGAAGCAGGCCGAGGCCTACCGCGCCGTGTCGCTCCTGCTCCGCCGCCCGCCGGGCCGCGAGGCGTACCCCGGCGACGTCTTCTACCTGCACTCCCGTCTGCTCGAGCGCTGCGCGAAGCTGTCGGACGAGCTCGGAGCGGGGTCGATGACGGGTCTGCCGATCATCGAGACGAAGGCCAACGACGTCTCGGCGTACATCCCGACGAACGTCATCTCGATCACGGACGGCCAGATCTTCCTGCAGTCCGACCTCTTCAACGCCAACCAGCGTCCCGCGGTCGACGTGGGCATCTCGGTGTCGCGCGTCGGCGGTGACGCCCAGGTGAAGTCGATCAAGAAGGTCTCCGGCACGCTCAAGCTCGAGCTCGCGCAGTACCGCTCGCTCGAGGCGTTCGCGATGTTCGCGTCCGACCTGGATGCGGCATCCCGTCGCCAGCTCGCCCGCGGTGCGCGCCTGACCGAGCTGCTCAAGCAGCCGCAGTACTCGCCGTACCCCGTCGAGGAGCAGGTCGTCTCGATCTGGGCCGGCACCAACGGCAAGCTCGACTCGATCGAGGTGGAGGACGTGCTGCGCTTCGAGCGCGAGCTGCTCGACTACCTGCGCCGCAACACGACGATCCTCGACACGCTGCGTGACACCAACGTGCTCGACGACGGCACCGCGGCCGAGCTCGCCAAGGTCACCGACACGTTCATCCTGGAGTTCCAGTCGGGCAAGGGCGGTCAGCCGATCGCCAAGCCCGGCCACGAGGAGATCGCGGCGGCTGCGGCCGACGACGTGAACCAGGAGCAGATCGTCAAGGGCCGCCGCTAA